From a single Parambassis ranga chromosome 2, fParRan2.1, whole genome shotgun sequence genomic region:
- the rab3ip gene encoding rab-3A-interacting protein isoform X2: protein MACSSDRSNAETLEGFHEVNLASPTTPDLQNQAEQRPSARQSTPPTSLYRTHSLGAPPPGLPASLRADQLPTQPVYSTPRHSHNGSVPGLEADSAEGNFLSGEDGEECSVLSDSLSRLRSPSVMEVREKGYERLKEELAKAQRELLLKDEECERLSKVRDQLGQELEELTASLFQEAHKMVREANVKQANAEKQLKEALGKIDVLQAEVQALKTLVLSSPTSPVGELPSAGVGGVKTPFRKGHSRNKSTSSAILGTQPDPSATQPIVRECREVDSQLFSEFKTWKEEPTLDRSCCFLDRVYREDIYPCLTFSKGELGSAILEAVEQNTLSVEPVGFQPLPVVKASAVECGGPKKCALSGQTKTCKHRIKFGDSSNYYYVSPYCRYRITAVCNFFTYIRYIHQGLVKQQDAEQMFWEVMQLRREMSFAKLGYFKDQL, encoded by the exons ATGGCCTGCAGCAGCGATCGGAGCAATGCCGAGACTCTGGAGGGGTTCCACGAGGTGAACCTGGCCTCACCCACCACACCTGACCTTCAg AACCAAGCAGAGCAGCGCCCCTCTGCCCGTCAAAGCACCCCGCCCACCTCTTTGTACCGCACCCACTCTCTGGGAGCGCCCCCTCCTGGCCTCCCTGCCTCGCTGCGGGCCGACCAGCTCCCCACGCAGCCCGTTTACTCTACACCGCGTCACAGCCACAATGGAAG CGTGCCAGGCCTGGAGGCAGACTCAGCAGAAGGCAACTTCCTGTCCGGAGAGGACGGTGAGGAGTGCAGCGTGCTGAGCGACAGCCTGTCGCGGCTGCGCAGCCCATCTGTGATGGAGGTCCGAGAGAAAGGATACGAGAGGCTGAAAGAGGAGCTGGCCAAAGCTCAGAGG gagcTGCTGTTGAAGGATGAGGAGTGTGAGAGGTTGTCTAAAGTCAGAGACCAGCTCGgccaggagctggaggagctcacCGCCAGTCTCTTTCAG GAGGCCCACAAAATGGTGAGAGAAGCAAATGTCAAACAGGCAAACGCCGAGAAGCAGCTGAAAGAAGCTCTGGGGAAG ATTGACGTCCTCCAGGCAGAAGTCCAGGCCTTGAAGACGCTGGTGCTCTCCTCCCCGACCTCCCCGGTGGGTGAGTTGCCTTCAGCGGGAGTAGGCGGGGTGAAGACTCCCTTCAGAAAGGGACACAGCAGGAACAAGAGCACATCGTCCGCCATCCTGGGGACGCAGCCTGACCCGTCCGCCACGCAGCCCATCGTACGGGAGTGCAGAGAG GTGGACAGTCAGCTGTTCAGCGAGTTCAAAACATGGAAGGAGGAGCCGACGCTCGACCggagctgctgcttcctggACAGAGTGTACCGTGAGGACATCTACCCCTGTCTCACCTTCAGCAAGGGCGag CTGgggtcggccatcttggaagcCGTGGAGCAGAACACCCTGAGCGTGGAGCCGGTGGGCTTTCAGCcactgccagtggtcaaagcgtCTGCGGTGGAGTGTGGAGGACCaaa AAAATGTGCCCTGAGCGGTCAGACCAAAACCTGTAAGCACAGAATCAAGTTTGGAGATTCGTCCAACTATTACTACGTCTCTCCCTACTGTAGATACAGA atcaCAGCAGTGTGTAATTTCTTCACCTACATTCGCTACATCCACCAAGGGCTGGTCAAACAGCAGGAcg ctgagcAGATGTTCTGGGAGGTGATGCAGCTCCGCAGAGAAATGTCCTTCGCCAAGCTCGGCTACTTCAAGGACCAGCTGTGA
- the rab3ip gene encoding rab-3A-interacting protein isoform X3 gives MACSSDRSNAETLEGFHEVNLASPTTPDLQNQAEQRPSARQSTPPTSLYRTHSLGAPPPGLPASLRADQLPTQPVYSTPRHSHNGSVPGLEADSAEGNFLSGEDGEECSVLSDSLSRLRSPSVMEVREKGYERLKEELAKAQREAHKMVREANVKQANAEKQLKEALGKIDVLQAEVQALKTLVLSSPTSPVGELPSAGVGGVKTPFRKGHSRNKSTSSAILGTQPDPSATQPIVRECREVDSQLFSEFKTWKEEPTLDRSCCFLDRVYREDIYPCLTFSKGELGSAILEAVEQNTLSVEPVGFQPLPVVKASAVECGGPNERRAELVTKCALSGQTKTCKHRIKFGDSSNYYYVSPYCRYRITAVCNFFTYIRYIHQGLVKQQDAEQMFWEVMQLRREMSFAKLGYFKDQL, from the exons ATGGCCTGCAGCAGCGATCGGAGCAATGCCGAGACTCTGGAGGGGTTCCACGAGGTGAACCTGGCCTCACCCACCACACCTGACCTTCAg AACCAAGCAGAGCAGCGCCCCTCTGCCCGTCAAAGCACCCCGCCCACCTCTTTGTACCGCACCCACTCTCTGGGAGCGCCCCCTCCTGGCCTCCCTGCCTCGCTGCGGGCCGACCAGCTCCCCACGCAGCCCGTTTACTCTACACCGCGTCACAGCCACAATGGAAG CGTGCCAGGCCTGGAGGCAGACTCAGCAGAAGGCAACTTCCTGTCCGGAGAGGACGGTGAGGAGTGCAGCGTGCTGAGCGACAGCCTGTCGCGGCTGCGCAGCCCATCTGTGATGGAGGTCCGAGAGAAAGGATACGAGAGGCTGAAAGAGGAGCTGGCCAAAGCTCAGAGG GAGGCCCACAAAATGGTGAGAGAAGCAAATGTCAAACAGGCAAACGCCGAGAAGCAGCTGAAAGAAGCTCTGGGGAAG ATTGACGTCCTCCAGGCAGAAGTCCAGGCCTTGAAGACGCTGGTGCTCTCCTCCCCGACCTCCCCGGTGGGTGAGTTGCCTTCAGCGGGAGTAGGCGGGGTGAAGACTCCCTTCAGAAAGGGACACAGCAGGAACAAGAGCACATCGTCCGCCATCCTGGGGACGCAGCCTGACCCGTCCGCCACGCAGCCCATCGTACGGGAGTGCAGAGAG GTGGACAGTCAGCTGTTCAGCGAGTTCAAAACATGGAAGGAGGAGCCGACGCTCGACCggagctgctgcttcctggACAGAGTGTACCGTGAGGACATCTACCCCTGTCTCACCTTCAGCAAGGGCGag CTGgggtcggccatcttggaagcCGTGGAGCAGAACACCCTGAGCGTGGAGCCGGTGGGCTTTCAGCcactgccagtggtcaaagcgtCTGCGGTGGAGTGTGGAGGACCaaa TGAGCGAAGGGCTGAGCTCGTCAC AAAATGTGCCCTGAGCGGTCAGACCAAAACCTGTAAGCACAGAATCAAGTTTGGAGATTCGTCCAACTATTACTACGTCTCTCCCTACTGTAGATACAGA atcaCAGCAGTGTGTAATTTCTTCACCTACATTCGCTACATCCACCAAGGGCTGGTCAAACAGCAGGAcg ctgagcAGATGTTCTGGGAGGTGATGCAGCTCCGCAGAGAAATGTCCTTCGCCAAGCTCGGCTACTTCAAGGACCAGCTGTGA
- the tmem19 gene encoding transmembrane protein 19, whose product MNSENDVVLKESIKMMTDMIVLCATLALSLFFWVLSLFMSSFYGTLQPVSPWRWLFSILVPLVLTVRALKRRSLDRSGALGALLVGFVLTMANFSFFSTLLAFFITSSKLTRWGAAQKRKIDVDYKEGGQRNWVQVFCNGGVPTELALLYMIEVGPGEIPIDFSKQYSASWMCLSLLGALACSTGDTWASEVGPVLSQSQPRLITTWEEVPAGTNGGVTSVGLVASFLGGATVGMAYFVTQLLMVSDLHLADPQWPIVVYGGVAGLLGSMLDSLLGAHMQYSGFDASIGKVVSYESATTRRICGKPILDNNAVNLFSSVLIAIILPGLAWGMWPR is encoded by the exons ATGAACTCTGAGAACGACGTGGTGCTCAAGGAGTCCATCAAGATGATGACCGACATGATCGTGCTCTGTGCCACTCTGGCACTGTCTCTCTTCTTCTGGGTCCTCTCGCTCTTCATGAGCAGCTTCTACG gaacGCTGCAGCCTGTTTCGCCATGGCGATGGCTGTTTTCCATCTTGGTTCCCCTCGTGCTTACCGTGCGAGCACTGAAGAGACGGAGCCTGGACCGTTCGGGAGCTCTTGGAG CTCTTCTGGTGGGCTTCGTGTTGACAATGGCAAActtcagcttcttctccaccctcctggccttcttcatcacctcGTCCAAGCTGACTCGCTGGGGTGCAGCACAGAAGAGGAAGATAGATGTGGATTACAAAGAAG GGGGGCAGAGGAACTGGGTTCAGGTCTTCTGTAATGGAGGAGTTCCTACAGAGCTGGCTCTGCTGTACATGATCGAg GTGGGTCCAGGTGAGATCCCCATTGACTTCAGTAAACAGTACTCTGCCTCCTGGATGTGCCTCTCTCTGCTGGGGGCGCTCGCCTGCAGCACCGGGGACACGTGGGCGTCGGAGGTGGGACCCgtcctcagccaatcacagcctaGACTCATCACCACCTGGGAGGAAGTTCCGGCAg GGACTAATGGAGGAGTTACTTCTGTCGGATTAGTCGCCAGTTTCCTCGGTGGGGCCACTGTGGGCATGGCTTACTTTGTGACACAGCTCCTGATGGTCAGTGACCTGCACCTGGCTGACCCTCAGTGGCCCATTGTGGTGTACGGCGGCGTGGCCGGCCTGCTGGGATCCATGCTGGACTCCCTGCTGGGAGCTCACATGCAGTACTCAG gcTTTGATGCGAGCATCGGGAAGGTGGTGAGTTACGAGTCCGCCACCACTCGCCGGATCTGTGGAAAACCCATCTTGGACAACAACGCCGTCAACCTCTTCTCCTCCGTCCTCATCGCCATCATCCTGCCCGGGCTGGCATGGGGGATGTGGCcacgataa
- the rab3ip gene encoding rab-3A-interacting protein isoform X1, producing MACSSDRSNAETLEGFHEVNLASPTTPDLQNQAEQRPSARQSTPPTSLYRTHSLGAPPPGLPASLRADQLPTQPVYSTPRHSHNGSVPGLEADSAEGNFLSGEDGEECSVLSDSLSRLRSPSVMEVREKGYERLKEELAKAQRELLLKDEECERLSKVRDQLGQELEELTASLFQEAHKMVREANVKQANAEKQLKEALGKIDVLQAEVQALKTLVLSSPTSPVGELPSAGVGGVKTPFRKGHSRNKSTSSAILGTQPDPSATQPIVRECREVDSQLFSEFKTWKEEPTLDRSCCFLDRVYREDIYPCLTFSKGELGSAILEAVEQNTLSVEPVGFQPLPVVKASAVECGGPNERRAELVTKCALSGQTKTCKHRIKFGDSSNYYYVSPYCRYRITAVCNFFTYIRYIHQGLVKQQDAEQMFWEVMQLRREMSFAKLGYFKDQL from the exons ATGGCCTGCAGCAGCGATCGGAGCAATGCCGAGACTCTGGAGGGGTTCCACGAGGTGAACCTGGCCTCACCCACCACACCTGACCTTCAg AACCAAGCAGAGCAGCGCCCCTCTGCCCGTCAAAGCACCCCGCCCACCTCTTTGTACCGCACCCACTCTCTGGGAGCGCCCCCTCCTGGCCTCCCTGCCTCGCTGCGGGCCGACCAGCTCCCCACGCAGCCCGTTTACTCTACACCGCGTCACAGCCACAATGGAAG CGTGCCAGGCCTGGAGGCAGACTCAGCAGAAGGCAACTTCCTGTCCGGAGAGGACGGTGAGGAGTGCAGCGTGCTGAGCGACAGCCTGTCGCGGCTGCGCAGCCCATCTGTGATGGAGGTCCGAGAGAAAGGATACGAGAGGCTGAAAGAGGAGCTGGCCAAAGCTCAGAGG gagcTGCTGTTGAAGGATGAGGAGTGTGAGAGGTTGTCTAAAGTCAGAGACCAGCTCGgccaggagctggaggagctcacCGCCAGTCTCTTTCAG GAGGCCCACAAAATGGTGAGAGAAGCAAATGTCAAACAGGCAAACGCCGAGAAGCAGCTGAAAGAAGCTCTGGGGAAG ATTGACGTCCTCCAGGCAGAAGTCCAGGCCTTGAAGACGCTGGTGCTCTCCTCCCCGACCTCCCCGGTGGGTGAGTTGCCTTCAGCGGGAGTAGGCGGGGTGAAGACTCCCTTCAGAAAGGGACACAGCAGGAACAAGAGCACATCGTCCGCCATCCTGGGGACGCAGCCTGACCCGTCCGCCACGCAGCCCATCGTACGGGAGTGCAGAGAG GTGGACAGTCAGCTGTTCAGCGAGTTCAAAACATGGAAGGAGGAGCCGACGCTCGACCggagctgctgcttcctggACAGAGTGTACCGTGAGGACATCTACCCCTGTCTCACCTTCAGCAAGGGCGag CTGgggtcggccatcttggaagcCGTGGAGCAGAACACCCTGAGCGTGGAGCCGGTGGGCTTTCAGCcactgccagtggtcaaagcgtCTGCGGTGGAGTGTGGAGGACCaaa TGAGCGAAGGGCTGAGCTCGTCAC AAAATGTGCCCTGAGCGGTCAGACCAAAACCTGTAAGCACAGAATCAAGTTTGGAGATTCGTCCAACTATTACTACGTCTCTCCCTACTGTAGATACAGA atcaCAGCAGTGTGTAATTTCTTCACCTACATTCGCTACATCCACCAAGGGCTGGTCAAACAGCAGGAcg ctgagcAGATGTTCTGGGAGGTGATGCAGCTCCGCAGAGAAATGTCCTTCGCCAAGCTCGGCTACTTCAAGGACCAGCTGTGA
- the proser2 gene encoding proline and serine-rich protein 2, which translates to MDIRLQGNSQLQYGVNGGTGQSFRPGDDEPLLSQDVKVVLQFFEDTIGSLEESLENDDRRPAQMSPPESSSSLFEEVDGPPISSLNPEVTLPSQLVRPPSPKEHDIIDLVRSEPDLVKTKELVFSPSNPDFQSMVPTPESHFEIKPRRNPSDSLPLDYNPPLPSGSYGPTDGHSSYHPPGCIPTPVLIAQKIAENQSGVTPNLLPSSLLRRRSLESEKPSDPPVKQGPPTSAKPTRFPANISVILGNKEHQNQSLANVNIHERRAQMLANLSGTSHPLLQENSAEEHKARNHPTRSTSFRDPTPDKSRIEALSKLGLTRNRAMSGGMSLLAFPNSTSLDPLTGPDSSAKPPEVSPLSASSPKLPEANVSLPPQSQIHVDRKTEILRTDSLKSQEDRNPRRTPSPQSSYPPPPLESWASLSPPPEVTPPEFNSYGGKSIVVNPVHSKSELATSPTRHEPKVLPSALSNPSEYNLYGGKTKVMTPAPPPVTRSDLPDILSSHIDKGQTLPAIPEPLPAELNSYGGKSRSINPATGLSRPPEATSKSFKAPAPTPAPRPPHHSYHGATSSQKTASRALSPDHKRRSNSMFRPQGITVQFSGRGANESRREALRKLGLLKDS; encoded by the exons ATGGACATCCGTCTGCAGGGCAACTCTCAGCTCCAGTACGGGGTCAACGGGGGCACCGGCCAGAGCTTCAGGCCAGGC GACGATGAGCCACTTCTGAGCCAGGATGTGAAGGTGGTCCTTCAGTTCTTCGAGGACACCATTGGCTCATTGGAGGAAAGTCTAGAAAACGATGACCGGAGGCCGGCGCAGATGAGCCCccctgaaagcagcagcagtcttttCGAGGAGGTCGATGGACCCCCTATCTCTAGTCTCAATCCAGAGGTCACTCTGCCTTCTCAACTGGTCAGGCCTCCCAGTCCCAAAGAACATGATATTATTGACCTGGTCCGTTCAGAACCAGACTTGGTAAAGACCAAGGAGCTGGTCTTCAGTCCCTCCAACCCAG ACTTTCAGAGTATGGTGCCGACTCCTGAGAGCCACTTTGAGATAAAGCCAAGGCGTAATCCATCGGACAGCCTTCCTTTGGATTACAACCCTCCGCTACCAAGTGGCAGCTATGGGCCGACAGACGGTCACTCCTCCTACCATCCTCCAGGCTGTATCCCCACCCCAGTCCTGATTGCCCAGAAGATAGCTGAGAACCAATCAGGTGTAACCCCAAATCTTCTTCCATCTTCACTCCTTCGCCGTCGCAGCCTGGAGTCTGAAAAACCTTCAGATCCTCCAGTAAAACAGGGCCCTCCCACCTCTGCTAAACCTACCCGCTTCCCTGCTAATATCAGTGTGATCCTCGGCAACAAAGAGCACCAGAACCAGTCGCTGGCTAATGTGAATATACACGAGAGACGTGCACAGATGCTGGCAAACCTATCAGGTACATCCCACCCGCTGCTGCAGGAAAATTCTGCTGAAGAGCATAAGGCTCGAAACCATCCTACCCGCAGCACTTCCTTCAGGGATCCCACACCAGACAAGTCCAGAATAGAGGCCCTGTCAAAGCTGGGTCTGACCAGAAACCGAGCCATGTCCGGGGGCATGTCACTCCTCGCTTTCCCTAATAGCACCTCACTGGATCCTCTCACAGGTCCAGACAGTAGTGCCAAACCTCCAGAGGTCAGTCCTCTCTCTGCAAGCAGTCCTAAGTTGCCTGAAGCCAATGTTTCATTACCACCTCAGAGCCAGATACACGtcgacagaaagacagagattCTGCGGACAGATTCCCTCAAGAGCCAAGAAGACAGAAACCCCCGACGGACCCCTTCGCCACAAAGCAGCTATCCTCCACCTCCTTTGGAAAGCTGGGCATCCCTCTCCCCTCCACCTGAGGTCACCCCACCAGAATTTAACAGCTACGGAGGAAAATCTATTGTGGTCAATCCTGTTCACTCCAAGAGTGAACTTGCGACGTCTCCAACAAGGCATGAACCCAAAGTCCTCCCCTCTGCTCTGTCTAACCCCAGTGAGTACAACCTCTATGGAGGAAAGACCAAAGTCATGACCCCTGCTCCCCCACCTGTGACCAGGAGTGACCTTCCTGACATCCTCAGTTCCCACATCGACAAGGGTCAAACTTTACCCGCCATACCTGAGCCGCTACCCGCTGAGCTGAACAGTTACGGAGGAAAGAGCCGAAGCATCAATCCTGCCACTGGGCTAAGTCGCCCTCCAGAAGCCACATCAAAGAGTTTTAAAGCTCCGGCCCCAACTCCTGCTCCAAGACCTCCTCATCACTCCTACCATGGCGCCACTTCTTCTCAGAAAACTGCATCCCGAGCTTTGTCCCCCGATCACAAGCGGAGATCCAACTCCATGTTTCGCCCACAAGGGATCACAGTGCAGTTTTCTGGACGGGGGGCAAACGAGTCACGCAGGGAGGCACTGAGGAAACTGGGGCTGCTGAAAGACTCTTGA